Sequence from the Erythrobacter insulae genome:
CTGCACGTCCACATCTTTGGCGGTGAGCCATTGGGGCCGATGATCTGCAAGAAATAGCGAAGTTTCGCCGTGCGAGAGACTCGTTTCATCACCATTCATGCAGCTTTGCCCAATCTCGGCTTTCCACCGAATCACGGCTAGGCTAAAAGCGCGCTTAATGGTTAACCCAACTCCTCCTGGCGGTGTATTTGACGGATCGCGGCATCTTTATGCTGTGCGTGTCTATTACGAAGATACCGATCTTTCGGGCATCACCTATCATGCCAATTATCTGCGCTGGTTTGAACGCGCGCGTTCGGATTTGCTGCGCATGCTGAAAATTGATCAGCGCGCAGAAATTGAGGCCGGAGCAGACGGCGGGGCCTATGCGGTTTCTGAAATCCATCTCAAATATCTGCGCCCGGCCAAACTCGATGATGATGTCGTGATCGAAACAACCTGCACGGAACTTGGCGCGGCCAGTTGCCGGATGCACCAGATCGCGCGGCGCGGCGATGAAACGCTGTGCGAGGCCACTTTACGCGTCGGCTATATCTCACTCGAAGGGCGGCCCAAACGGCAGCCTGCGCCGTGGCGCACCGCTTTCCAATCTTTCATGGACCAAGAGGCCTCATGACAATCACACTTGAACTACTCGCTGCCGCTGCACCTACGCGGCTCGATCCGATTGAACTGTTTGTGGACGCGGATATCGTCGTTCAGGCGGTGATGGCGGGCCTGCTGATCGCCAGTGTCGGTGTCTGGACCATCATCGTGTCCTTCAGTTTGCGAATGAACCGAATGGAAGGCCGATCGGCTGATTATGAAGCAGAGTTCTGGGAAACACGCGAGCGCGATGGCTTGCTGACCAAACAGCAACGCCGCGACATTGTTTCGGCGCGGGTCGCTGCGGCGGGTCTGGATGAATGGCGGCGATCAACCTCTGGCGCTGCGATTGACACCGGTGCCGCACGTGATCGCATCAATGCCGCGATGGAAGGGCAAGTCGCGCATGAAGCGGATGAACTGGCTTCGCGCTTGAACTTTCTGGCCACCACCGGATCGGTTGCGCCATTTGTTGGTCTGTTCGGGACAGTCTGGGGCATCATGAACAGCTTTTTTCAGATTGGCGCACAGGAAAGCTCTTCGCTTGCGGTGGTTGCCCCCGGTATTTCGGAGGCGCTGTTCGCCACCGCTATCGGTCTGTTCGCCGCCATCCCCGCGGTGATCGCGTACAACCGTTTTTCAAACCGCGTGAACCGGTACGAGGCCAAGCTTCAACGTTTCGCGGACAGGGTGCATGCCGGGCTAAGCCGCGATCTGGACAAGAAATAATGGCTATGGGGCTTGCCTCTTCGCGTTCGGGCCGCCGGTCGCGGCGTGCTCCCATGGCGGAAATCAACGTCACGCCATTTGTCGATGTGATGCTGGTGCTGCTCATCATTTTCATGGTGACCGCGCCGCTCTTGGCCGTGGGCGTGCCGATTGAACTGCCGGATAGCCGGGCAAATCCGGTGGAGCAGACGCCCGAACAGATCACCATTTCGGTCGATGGGGACGGGGTGATCTATATCGATAACGAAGCCGTTGCCGTGGGCGCTTTCCCCGAAGCACTGGCCGCGATCGAGCGCCGCGCCACTGGCCAGCTGCCGATTATCGTTTTTCGCGGGGACAGGGCGGTGGAATACGGGCGGACGATGGCGGTCCTTGGCGAGTTAAACCGCGCTGGTTTTACCAATATATCGTTGGTCACCAGCGGTTCAGTCTCGCCGCCATAATTTGCTCAATATGTCAGAGGCTATGATCCAACAGACCGGCATCTTTCGCAAAGAAGACAGCATCGCGCTGCCGCTGGCGATTGCGCTGCATGTTGGCGTTGCAGCGATATTGGTGCTGCAACCTGTGCGTGACGAGGTTATGCCGTTTCCCGAGCGGATGAGTGTGAGCCTTGCCACCGAAGTCAGTCTTGAGGCGACCGCGCCGGATCCTGTCGCGCAAAGCAGTGCTGCGATCGCGCCTGTTCTGGGTGAGGTTCTTGCGCCCGAGAATCCCGAAACGCCTGCAGAAGCTGTCCCGGAAACGCCGGCTTCGCCGCCTGTTACAGTAACGCGCCGTACCGCGGCCGCCCCTGCACAAAGCCCGTCTCGCGATCGCTCGCGGCCTGATCGCACACAGTCGAAGCCTGCGGCAAAACCCGCAGCAAAACCCGCAGCAAAACCTGTATCAACTCCTGCCCGCGCCGCCGAACGCGGCGGCGGCAGCCGGATCGGTGATGATTTTCTGCCGGGGCAGGGCAGCTCAACCACGACACAGGAAACGCGCGCACCGGCGGCGACATTTGGCCGGACAGAGCGGGCCGCTCTTTCCTCTGCCATTACGCGGCAATTGCGCCGTCATTGGACCGCGCCCAACGGGGTTGATGCCGAATTGCTGGTTTCGACTGTTTCATGGGAACTGAACCAAGACGGTTCGCTCAAGGGAAATCCCACCTGCCGGACCGATCCGGGCAGTATCAACGCATCCAACAGCCCTCAGGCGGGCTTGCATTGCGACCGTGCAATCCGTGCGGTTCGGCGCGCTGCGCCTTTTAACTTACCCGAGCAGTTCTATAGTCGTTGGGACGAGCTTGAATGGCAATTCGACAGAAGGCTTTGATTATGAGATTTACGATTTTCCTCGCTGCGTGCGCGGGCATTCTGGCCGCACCTGTCGGGGCGCAAAATCAAGACCTTGGAGAGCCTTTGGGCGAAGGGGGCACTGTCGCGGATGTCGCAATTGATGGCGATTCCGGCGATGATGACGGGCCGCTTCGCGGGACTGTAACCGATGAAAGCGACTGGTCCGATATCGGCATTGCCATCCCCGCATTTGCCACTGCGCGCGATCAGGCCACGCCTGCCAATGGCGATGGCACTGCCGCGCTTGGCCGCGAAATCGCCCGGGTGATCACAGCAAACCTGCGGAACAACGGGCTGTTCAAACCGGTCGGTCCCGACAGCCTGCCGCAGCCCGGCTTTGCGCAAATCCGTTCACCCAGCTGGGGAACATGGGGCGGACGCGGTGCGGAAATGCTGGTTCATGGCTATGCCAATGCCCGGCCTGATGGTTCGCTGGTGGTTGGCTGTTATCTGTATGATGTCGCGCTTCAGGATGAATTGATCCGCGAAGGCTACGAAGTGCGCCCTGCCGATTGGCGGCGCGCGGCGCACAAATGCTCCGATCTTGTCTATGCCCGTCTAACCGGGGAAAGCCCGTTTTTCGACAGCCGCATCGCATATATCGCCGAAACAGGACCAAAGGATAAACGCGTCAAACGCCTTGCGGTGATGGACAGCGACGGGGCAAACCACCGCTTCCTGACCCTGGGCAGCGCCACGGCGCTTACACCGCGATATTCGCCCGATTATTCCAAGATTATGTATCTGTCCTATGTCGATGGAAACCCGCGGATCTATGTCTACAATATCGGGACTGGCCAACAGCAGCTGGTGACCGAAAACAGCAATCCGACGCTGGCCCCGCGGTGGTCGCCCGATGGCAATTCTGTGCTGTATTCCATGGCGGTTGCAGGCAATACCGACATTTACCGCGTCCCAGTTGACGGAGGGCGCAGCGTCCGATTGACCAACACGCCGGGCATCGACATCGGCGGGTCATATTCACCGGACGGATCGAAAATCGTGTTTGAAAGCGATCGTTCCGGATCACAGCAATGCTATGTCATGGATGCGGACGGATCGAACCAGAAACGCATCAGCTTTTTCGGGGGCCGCTGCGCGACGCCTGAATGGAGCCCGCGCGGGGACCAGATCGCGTTCACGCGCATCGCCGGTGATTTCAACGTTGCGGTGATGTCACCCAGCGGCCGCGGGATGCGTGTGTTAACCAAGGGCTGGCAGGATGAAGCCCCAACCTGGGCGCCGAATGGCCGCATCATCCAGTTTTTCCGCACGGAACGCAATTCGGGCCGCTCCGGTCTGTGGCAGGTCGATTTGACCGGCGCCAATGAACGACGTCTGCCGACACCGGTCGATGCCTCTGACCCGGCATGGGGTCCGATCCGCAATTGATTTTTCAACAGTGCAACTTTCACGGGGTTGCTCCCGAATACCAAAGGCCATTCTCGAAAGGATGAGAATTATGAATACGATGAAAGCAACAATGCTGCTGGTCGCTTCGGCCACTGCTCTTGCCGCTTGTTCCAAAAAACCGCCCGAAGAACTGCCGCCTGCGCCGATTACCTCGCCGACGCCGGCTCCAATTGACAGCGCGCCGCGTCAGTCAGGCCCGATTGTGGGTTCGCAAGACCATTTCGCCAACGCTGTGGGCAGTTCGACCGTGATCTATTTCGATACGGACCGGTTCAACATCGACAGCAGCGATGCCGCCGCGCTTCAGGCGCAGGCTCAGTATTTCGCGCAATATCCGCAGCTGACCTTTACCGTCGAAGGCCACGCCGATGAGCGCGGTACCCGCGAATACAACCTCGCTCTGGGTGAGCGCCGCGCCAATTCGGCCAAGAATTATCTGGTGAGTCTGGGTGTGGATTCCAATCGCATCCGCACGGTCAGCTATGGCAAGGAACGCCCTGTCGCGCTGGCCTCAAACGAGGCGGCGTGGGCGCAGAACCGCCGCGCAGCCAGCATTGTTATCAATTGATCTGATCTGATCTGATCTGGATCTTGGATCAGCCATTCAGGCCGGGTGCAAACTCGGCCTGAATGGTCAGCGGCTGAACCGCAGCCGATGGCGCGTTTGCCGAACCAATCATGCCATTGACCGAGGCAAGGCATAGAAATGCCAGCGCAAGTGCGGAAAACAGGCTGGAAAAGGCAAGTTGCTGGCTCATCAGGATCTCGTATTTGGCTGGTCGGTCAAATGCCCGATAACGCCGATTGGTAAACGTGTTATTGCAATGCAACATTTCACATCGAAACTGGTTCCTAACATTCAACGCCTTTGCATTCCGCGCCACCTCCCCTAGGTAAAGCGCACAATGCTCTCGATAAACAACACACATTCCGATGCCTAAGGCGCGCCGTTCAGACGATTGGGGCTTTCCCCGTTGGCGCTCGTACGAATCCTCGCGTGAGACAGTGGCTCAGCGTGAATGCGACAGGCATGGCTGCGGCGAGGCGGGCCTATGCCCTGCGCCAAAGTCTCCCAACAGCCCCGACAGGTGGTATTTCTGCCAGAAACATGCGGCGGAATACAACAAGGGTTGGGATTACTTCGAAGGGCTCGATAAAGAGCAGAAAGAAGAGCGCGCCAAATCCGAGCGTCAGGAAAGCGCCGGCTATGCCGAGGCTTCGCACTATGGCTGGACCGGTTCCGGCGATGGGTCGCGCAGCGCCGACGAGATGATGGCGCTAGAGGTGCTGGAGCTTGAGGCTGACGCCGATTACCCTACGATCAAGAAAGCATACCGCGCCAAGGCCAAGGAAGTTCACCCCGATGTAAAACCGGGCGATGACGAGGCCGCCAAGCAGTTTCAGGCCATTCAGGTCAGTTACGAAGTGTTGCGCGCTGCCGAAGAACGCCGCGAGTGGAAAGGGTGATCCCGATCACATTGTAATCAGGAGGTTACCATGCGCATCCTGGCCTTTGCCGCCAGCAATTCATCAGTCTCGATCAATCAACAGCTCGCGGCCTATGCGGCCGGGCTGGCTGAGGGTGCCGAGATCGAGATGCTGGATATTCACGACTATGAAATGCCGATTTACCGCCACGACCGCGAAGAAGCGGCCGGCATTCCGCAGCTCGCGCATGATTTCCTTGCGAAAGTCGGTTCGGCAGATGCGCTGATCATCTCTTTTGCAGAGCATAACGGAATATACACTGCGGCGTTCAAGAACCTGTTTGACTGGTGCAGCCGGGTGGGCCGCGATGTCTGGCAGGACAAACCGATGGTGCTGCTGTCAACATCCCCCGGCGGACGCGGGGGCAAGGGTGTGCTTGAATTTGCCGCCGGTCACATACCGCGTTTTGGCGGCAATCTGGCCGGGCATATGTCCGTCCCGAGTTTCGGCGAAAATTTTGATGTTGATGCCGGAAAGCTGATTGATGCCGAACTGGATGCGCAACTGAAAGAATTGATCGCGGCGCTCGCGAGTTAATCTTTTGGTTTGCCGCCGGTGTTGATCTGCGGGTTGGGATTGTCATTCCACCACGGTGTATCGGTCCATGGCCGCGCGTCGATTTCGTGGGTCCAGCAATTGCGCGGTTGCTGAGACAGGTGCCAATAGGTTTCAGCAAGCGCGGCGGGATCAATTACCCCGTCCTCGCCCTTCATGGCCTTATATGCTTCGAAATTGTCACCCAGCATCTTGCCAAGGGTATCAGGCGCATCGACCGATCCATCCACCACGACATGCGCGATATGAATGCCTTGCGGTGCGAATTCTGCGTTGAGTGTCTGGCATAGCATTCGCCGCCCGCCCATCGCGGCGGCGTGACTGTGCTGACCGGCATTCCCGCGCACGGCAGAGGTCGCAGAGGTGACCAGCATTGTGCCTTTACCCCGCTCGGCCATCGCCGGGAACATGGCATGGGCAAGCCGGAACAGGCCAAAAGTGCCAAGCCGCCAGCCAAGCTCGAATGTGCGGTGCGGCGTGTCTT
This genomic interval carries:
- a CDS encoding J domain-containing protein, which produces MPKARRSDDWGFPRWRSYESSRETVAQRECDRHGCGEAGLCPAPKSPNSPDRWYFCQKHAAEYNKGWDYFEGLDKEQKEERAKSERQESAGYAEASHYGWTGSGDGSRSADEMMALEVLELEADADYPTIKKAYRAKAKEVHPDVKPGDDEAAKQFQAIQVSYEVLRAAEERREWKG
- the pal gene encoding peptidoglycan-associated lipoprotein Pal, encoding MNTMKATMLLVASATALAACSKKPPEELPPAPITSPTPAPIDSAPRQSGPIVGSQDHFANAVGSSTVIYFDTDRFNIDSSDAAALQAQAQYFAQYPQLTFTVEGHADERGTREYNLALGERRANSAKNYLVSLGVDSNRIRTVSYGKERPVALASNEAAWAQNRRAASIVIN
- a CDS encoding NADPH-dependent FMN reductase → MRILAFAASNSSVSINQQLAAYAAGLAEGAEIEMLDIHDYEMPIYRHDREEAAGIPQLAHDFLAKVGSADALIISFAEHNGIYTAAFKNLFDWCSRVGRDVWQDKPMVLLSTSPGGRGGKGVLEFAAGHIPRFGGNLAGHMSVPSFGENFDVDAGKLIDAELDAQLKELIAALAS
- a CDS encoding YbgC/FadM family acyl-CoA thioesterase — its product is MVNPTPPGGVFDGSRHLYAVRVYYEDTDLSGITYHANYLRWFERARSDLLRMLKIDQRAEIEAGADGGAYAVSEIHLKYLRPAKLDDDVVIETTCTELGAASCRMHQIARRGDETLCEATLRVGYISLEGRPKRQPAPWRTAFQSFMDQEAS
- the tolQ gene encoding protein TolQ; the protein is MTLELLAAAAPTRLDPIELFVDADIVVQAVMAGLLIASVGVWTIIVSFSLRMNRMEGRSADYEAEFWETRERDGLLTKQQRRDIVSARVAAAGLDEWRRSTSGAAIDTGAARDRINAAMEGQVAHEADELASRLNFLATTGSVAPFVGLFGTVWGIMNSFFQIGAQESSSLAVVAPGISEALFATAIGLFAAIPAVIAYNRFSNRVNRYEAKLQRFADRVHAGLSRDLDKK
- a CDS encoding SDR family NAD(P)-dependent oxidoreductase, with product MPTRKPVFLVIGAGAGIGGHAAARFAAGGYHAALARRSDEAGLARLVSQIEEAGGSASGTLLNAAEDGSIEQLVERTERDIGPIDCALYNLGAQIGNRALQDTPHRTFELGWRLGTFGLFRLAHAMFPAMAERGKGTMLVTSATSAVRGNAGQHSHAAAMGGRRMLCQTLNAEFAPQGIHIAHVVVDGSVDAPDTLGKMLGDNFEAYKAMKGEDGVIDPAALAETYWHLSQQPRNCWTHEIDARPWTDTPWWNDNPNPQINTGGKPKD
- a CDS encoding energy transducer TonB yields the protein MIQQTGIFRKEDSIALPLAIALHVGVAAILVLQPVRDEVMPFPERMSVSLATEVSLEATAPDPVAQSSAAIAPVLGEVLAPENPETPAEAVPETPASPPVTVTRRTAAAPAQSPSRDRSRPDRTQSKPAAKPAAKPAAKPVSTPARAAERGGGSRIGDDFLPGQGSSTTTQETRAPAATFGRTERAALSSAITRQLRRHWTAPNGVDAELLVSTVSWELNQDGSLKGNPTCRTDPGSINASNSPQAGLHCDRAIRAVRRAAPFNLPEQFYSRWDELEWQFDRRL
- a CDS encoding ExbD/TolR family protein: MAMGLASSRSGRRSRRAPMAEINVTPFVDVMLVLLIIFMVTAPLLAVGVPIELPDSRANPVEQTPEQITISVDGDGVIYIDNEAVAVGAFPEALAAIERRATGQLPIIVFRGDRAVEYGRTMAVLGELNRAGFTNISLVTSGSVSPP
- the tolB gene encoding Tol-Pal system beta propeller repeat protein TolB; the encoded protein is MRFTIFLAACAGILAAPVGAQNQDLGEPLGEGGTVADVAIDGDSGDDDGPLRGTVTDESDWSDIGIAIPAFATARDQATPANGDGTAALGREIARVITANLRNNGLFKPVGPDSLPQPGFAQIRSPSWGTWGGRGAEMLVHGYANARPDGSLVVGCYLYDVALQDELIREGYEVRPADWRRAAHKCSDLVYARLTGESPFFDSRIAYIAETGPKDKRVKRLAVMDSDGANHRFLTLGSATALTPRYSPDYSKIMYLSYVDGNPRIYVYNIGTGQQQLVTENSNPTLAPRWSPDGNSVLYSMAVAGNTDIYRVPVDGGRSVRLTNTPGIDIGGSYSPDGSKIVFESDRSGSQQCYVMDADGSNQKRISFFGGRCATPEWSPRGDQIAFTRIAGDFNVAVMSPSGRGMRVLTKGWQDEAPTWAPNGRIIQFFRTERNSGRSGLWQVDLTGANERRLPTPVDASDPAWGPIRN